The following coding sequences are from one Microtus pennsylvanicus isolate mMicPen1 chromosome 1, mMicPen1.hap1, whole genome shotgun sequence window:
- the Rps12 gene encoding small ribosomal subunit protein eS12 has protein sequence MAEEGIAAGGVMDVNTALQEVLKTALIHDGLARGIREAAKALDKRQAHLCVLASNCDEPMYVKLVEALCAEHQINLIKVDDNKKLGEWVGLCKIDREGKPRKVVGCSCVVVKDYGKESQAKDVIEEYFKCKK, from the exons ATGGCCGAGGAAGG CATTGCTGCTGGAGGTGTAATGGACGTCaacactgctcttcaagaggtgcTGAAGACCGCCCTCATCCACGATGGCCTCGCACGTGGCATCCGCGAAGCTGCCAAAGCCTTAGACAA GCGCCAAGCCCATCTCTGTGTGCTTGCATCCAACTGTGATGAGCCTATGTATGTCAAGTTGGTGGAGGCCCTTTGTGCTGAGCATCAAATCAACCTGATTAAG gtTGATGACAACAAGAAACTCGGGGAATGGGTAGGCCTCTGTAAGATTGATCGAGAGGGAAAGCCACGGAAAGTAGTTGGTTGCAGTTGTGTAGTGGTTAAG GACTATGGCAAAGAATCTCAGGCCAAGGATGTCATCGAAGAGTACTTCAAgtgcaagaaatga